Genomic segment of Zingiber officinale cultivar Zhangliang chromosome 11B, Zo_v1.1, whole genome shotgun sequence:
ATCTAGTTTTTCTAGCTTTGGAATACTGATCTTGATATGCTATCAATTATTTCAGATATCAGATGAAGGGGGTGGCATACCAAGAAGTGGTCTTCCAAAGATTTTCACATATCTCTATAGCACTGCTAAAAATCCACTCGAGGAAAACGATGAAGGAAGCTCAGATGGAGTAATTATGGCTGGTTATGGTTATGGGCTTCCAATTAGTCGTCTCTATGCTCGCTATTTTGGTGGTGATTTACAAATTATCTCTATGGAAGGATATGGTAAATCCAATTCTTTCTTTATGCAATACTTAATCTCAAGTTCAATTTGTCCTGCTTGAATTCCAATATGGCTCATTCATTGCCTATTATGTTGCCAATACTTATTCGTGATTTACAAACTcgtgcttgctatgattttttgatacaaaccggatgctatgcttttgttacaatgattttttttatacaaaccgaatgctatgcttttgttacaaaccatatactagttggagactaaatgattgcctaagaagaaaggaattagagattaggagatgcagtgagtagagtggctggataagctatcttaaatggtaaccttaggattaaaggattgatactcgaatttaacctaacctattaagataaatgggtaatcaatactaatccttattttgattgtttaaatgttgggctctgtttcatagcaaaaggttcattttgtgactctaaactaagtttttttttattgtttaagtgtattttctgaattttgagaacCAATTTTTTTGTACATCTACCATCAAGTATGACCCTACTTAACCAGATATACACTTTTAGACCCCCATCTTCATGCACATGGCTAACTGTAACCCGCGAGGTCTTCTGACTTTGTGTTTTTCAGTTCAGGGTCTACTAGTTTACTTATCTCTTCTGGGTTTTGAAGATACTTTGTGGCCTGTATAACATAGAAGAACAATGAGTCGTGGATATATAGCATGAATCTACTAATATGAATCACAAACTGTTGGATCAAGAAGGATATATCTTGAGACTAGCGAACCCAAAGGGCAAACAATGTTATGTCTTTTCCAACTAATGAATCTCCAAAGGGAAgataatgttgaaagaaacttgTGATTTGTAGCGAGGCTATGGTTTCCTCAGTTGGGATGTGATAAGGTAGCTAAATAGAGGTAATACAACCTTTAACTTACCCTGACTATTGTATGAACTGATTAGAGGGCTTGTTGTGAATTAAGCTTCTAAACTACATGGAACAAATGATTATCGGAAGTT
This window contains:
- the LOC122035169 gene encoding pyruvate dehydrogenase (acetyl-transferring) kinase, mitochondrial-like; this translates as MTYLIISFNLLLWTRYVPSHLHLMVFELVKNSLRAVQECFMNSDKNAPPVRIIVADGIEDVTIKISDEGGGIPRSGLPKIFTYLYSTAKNPLEENDEGSSDGVIMAGYGYGLPISRLYARYFGGDLQIISMEGYGKSNSFFMQYLISSSICPA